The Inediibacterium massiliense genome includes the window TTGTTCTTGATGTGGAGGATGGTGACGGTATTCTAATTGATTCAAGTGGATATAACTATGCAAGATACAGTGCATTCATGCCCAATATCAAGCCTTATCTGGATGATCAGATTGCTCTTACAGCAGACAAAATTATAAAAGATGCTATAACAAATGCAGAGAACGGTAGATGGATTTTTGACATTGAAGATGCCAGTGAATGCTACGAAATCCATATCAAGGAGAACAATGGTATCGGTGGCATGCTGATTTCGGCCCTTCGTAAAAGACAAGAACTTGCCGAAATTGTGGTGGAGGATAACTGTTTTAATATAACTCTTGATTCTGAGTACTGTAATAAGATAAAGGAAAATGAGCAAGATTTGGAGAATAATGATACATGGGAAGAAAGTGTAATTACAGAAAATAAAATAAAAGTTGTAAAAATGGATGTAGGTATGCCCCCAGTGGTAAAAGAAATTGAGAATACTCTTGCGGCATTACAAGCAGAAGTTGGTGGACTCATTGAATGTGTTTACCTCGATGATGGATGTCTTGCTGTTGTCAATGAGGAAGGAAAACTAAACGAAATGGAACCAAACAGACGCTTGGGCTCAGATATTATCTGTGGTCCATTTTTTATTTGTGGCGATAGTGATGATGGTGAATTTGTATCACTTGATGACAAACAGGTAGAACAATATACCCAGATGTTTTCTGATGTTCCCTCTTTTACAGGAGAAGAACCAGAACTGGAGCCACGAATGACGTTTATAAGTTTTGATTTTTAGGAGGATGAGTGGAATGAAAAAAGCAACTTTAACCTTAACGTTTGAAAAGGAAAAACTGAATGCACTTGAGTTTTATATGGAGAAAAAGGATGCTGAATTGCAAAACGAACTCTCCGATATTGTTCAAAAGCTGTATGAGAAATATGTACCACAGCCTACCCGAGAGTATATCGAAGACAGAATTGCAAAGGAGACTAAGCCGACAAAGGCTAAAAAACCGATAACTACATCGCAATCCAATAACGACAATTCATAAGAAACAGATAATCGACCACGTTGCCACCTGTGTGCCCTTTTGTGCGACTTAAACACCATAGATAGGATAAGTATACCCCTTGGAAGAATTGAGGGCGATTTGGGCAAGGTTTTGCGAAATGCCAAATAAGATATAAACTTAAGCACCACTCAACATCAAATCAGATGTGAACCCACCGTTCGATTTAGGTGCGGGATAAAGAGAGGTGGTCGCAAGCGACCGCCTCTCGGTCACAAAGCTCGGCAGTGCCGAGCTTTTCTCGCATTTTAGTTAGGTGGTCGGAAAACAACTTTTGTGATGCTTAGGTGGTCAGCAATCAATGAAAAGACCGTGATTACGGCATTTTCAAGGTGGTCAAACAGGTGGTTTCGATGATTAGGAGTGATATTTTGAAAGAACCACAAAACAAGAATAAGAAAAGAACAGCGGTTTGGCTGTATCCAGAAACATTTGAAAAGATGGATCATTTATTGCAAGAGGATAATTGTAATAACCGCAGTGAGTTTATTGAAAAGGCCTTGACTTTTTATATGGGATATTTGGTTAGTAATCAAACAACAGATTATCTTTCTAAAATTCTATTGGGAGCAATTCAAGGTACACTTAGGGAAACGGAAAATCGTCAATCAGCAAATCTCTTTCGCTTGTCGGTAGAAATGAGTATGATGATGAATATTCTTGCCGCCGGACTTGAAATCAGTGATGAAGATTTGCGAAAACTTCGTGGCAGATGTGTTGCCGAAGTAAAAAGAAATAAAGGCAGAATTAATATGGAGGATGCAGTAAAGTATCAAATGGGTAATGGGGAATAAGAAAGAAGGGAGATTTATATGCCAAGGATAATTTTTAAATGTCCTTATCTAAAAGGCGGTAATAATACAGCACATCTATCCAATCTTGTAAAATACATTGCAACAAGAAGTGGTGTGCAAAAGTTTAGTGCTGAAAATAAAAATCTCCCAGCGACAAAAAAGCAGGCAGAGCTTATCAAAAATATCTTGAAGGAGTTTCCTGACAGTAAAAACTTATTTGAGTATGAAGATTATATTCAAAACAAAACAATTGAAAATGCATCAGACTTTATTTCCATAGCATTAGAACACAACCTTGATGTAACAGCGAAGAAAGAAAATTACGTGGATTACATTGCAAATCGTCCAAGGGTAGAAAAATTATCTTCCCATGGTTTATTTACAAGCGGAACAGAAAAAATAGTTCTCTCAAAGGTTGCGGAAGAAGTTGCTCATCACGAGGGAAATGTTTGGACACCAATTATCTCATTAAGGCGAGAGGATGCTATAAGCACAGGATTTGATAACGTAGAAAAGTGGAAAGACTTTCTTGAATCCTACGTACCAACCATTGCTGATAACTTAAAAATTCCGATTGAACACTTTAAATGGTACGCAGCTTTTCATAATGAGAACCACCACCCTCATGTTCACATGATTTGTTACTCCACAGATATTCGCAGAGGATATCTCACAAAGGATGGTATCAAAAATATAAAGTCTGGATTGGTTTCAAATATCTTTCAAAATGAGATGAAAGAAATCTATACGGAGCAAAGTCACCGAAGAGATGATTTAAAAGCAGAAAGCAAAAAAATATTGCTTCAGCTGATTACAGAAATGAAAAACGGAAATGTTCAAAATCCGAAGATAGAGTTGTTACTCCTTGAACTTGCTGAAAAGCTTAAGCATACCAAAGGCAATCGAGTCTACGGCTATTTATCCCCAAAACTAAAAAATATCGTGGACAGTATTGTAGATGAGCTTGCAAAAGAAAAAACAGTTTCAGATGCATATAGCTTGTGGTATGAAATGAGAAATGAGGTGCTTAAAAGTTATTCCGATAAGCTTACTGACCCTATACCGCTTTCTAAGCAAAAGGAATTTAAGTCAATTAAAAATTTTATTATCTCTGAGGCAGATAAACTATCGAAAGGTGAAATCAACTTAACAGAACTTGAAGAAATTGAAGCTGATGGAGAAAAATATGAAAATACTTTAACTGAATATTTCGTTGATAAAGATTCTGAAGAACCCAGTGAGATGTCTGATTTTATAATGGATGAAACAGAAGATGACAGCAAAGACGAACCTTGTACATCATACATAAAATGGTCTGAAGATTATAAAAAGGCTCGAAAGTTTTTGTTTGGTACAGAAAATGAAGACCCCGACTTTGAAAAGGTAATGGAATTTTTAAAATCAGAATCCGAAAAAGGCAATGTGCTTGCTGTTTTTGATATAGGACGAATGTATGCAGACGGTCTTGGTGTTGA containing:
- a CDS encoding DUF3846 domain-containing protein; protein product: MLKTNATFERKCSAIQTQTCVIEAVEQMEHEKFKEFSNGLLEDRQFIADHKEDMFVDSNGVIHGLLVLDVEDGDGILIDSSGYNYARYSAFMPNIKPYLDDQIALTADKIIKDAITNAENGRWIFDIEDASECYEIHIKENNGIGGMLISALRKRQELAEIVVEDNCFNITLDSEYCNKIKENEQDLENNDTWEESVITENKIKVVKMDVGMPPVVKEIENTLAALQAEVGGLIECVYLDDGCLAVVNEEGKLNEMEPNRRLGSDIICGPFFICGDSDDGEFVSLDDKQVEQYTQMFSDVPSFTGEEPELEPRMTFISFDF
- a CDS encoding DUF6103 family protein codes for the protein MKKATLTLTFEKEKLNALEFYMEKKDAELQNELSDIVQKLYEKYVPQPTREYIEDRIAKETKPTKAKKPITTSQSNNDNS
- the mobP3 gene encoding MobP3 family relaxase; translated protein: MPRIIFKCPYLKGGNNTAHLSNLVKYIATRSGVQKFSAENKNLPATKKQAELIKNILKEFPDSKNLFEYEDYIQNKTIENASDFISIALEHNLDVTAKKENYVDYIANRPRVEKLSSHGLFTSGTEKIVLSKVAEEVAHHEGNVWTPIISLRREDAISTGFDNVEKWKDFLESYVPTIADNLKIPIEHFKWYAAFHNENHHPHVHMICYSTDIRRGYLTKDGIKNIKSGLVSNIFQNEMKEIYTEQSHRRDDLKAESKKILLQLITEMKNGNVQNPKIELLLLELAEKLKHTKGNRVYGYLSPKLKNIVDSIVDELAKEKTVSDAYSLWYEMRNEVLKSYSDKLTDPIPLSKQKEFKSIKNFIISEADKLSKGEINLTELEEIEADGEKYENTLTEYFVDKDSEEPSEMSDFIMDETEDDSKDEPCTSYIKWSEDYKKARKFLFGTENEDPDFEKVMEFLKSESEKGNVLAVFDIGRMYADGLGVEINAEQAKNYYTKALEGFQFVENKKPWKYTQYRIGKMFAQGLGTEQNYENAADWLSKSSAEKYKFAEYSHGGLYYCGQGVDQNFEKAFELYLRSAKQGFPYADFEVAKMFRDGTGTEKDENQSNIYFQKAFVGFESLEKQSRDDKLQYRLGWMLQNGIGTEKDIVRAKEYFQKSAKLGNTFACYSLAKIILLEENPTEEEIKSAIEYFKTASQSGNPFAQYALAKLYYEGKYIGQDISKAIEMFTHSAEQENEWSEYQLGKIYLTEENFKDITSATRWLKQCAEKGNQFAQYVLGKLYLKGEEIPKDVEKALKYLTSSAEQGNQFSQYILGKIYLIGQDVAKDKETAVKWFTLSAEQGNEYAKFFLENMDKWHESSVSFAVSRLLHHMSRIFEDNMPKHKSPIGLTVDSKLLRKLKQKKMAQGHKQDDHEQNMSL